In Candidatus Parvarchaeota archaeon, the genomic stretch TGGACGGCTCAGTCACCTTTGCCTTCACTCTCTCATAAACCGCATCAATGTTCTCGGTCAAATCCTCAAGGGCCATGTCCTCAGTCCCAACCAGGCACTGGGC encodes the following:
- a CDS encoding 50S ribosomal protein L1, coding for AQCLVGTEDMALEDLTENIDAVYERVKAKVTEPSIKSVYLKLTMGKAIKVA